The proteins below are encoded in one region of Aggregicoccus sp. 17bor-14:
- a CDS encoding DUF2378 family protein — MKAVTPGPGGGYIKHSVLEGLFKHMVPVEPGTPFAAALREAGYDVTRPEPVYSSAVLQNVLRVAGRELFPERAPADAQWEVGRLFVSGFFKTLAGRTVGVLLPVFGAEGLIKQLPRFFLTGNSSSVITVSPQGERTWHFELRDPYPSVEFAAGIIESVMLRSGLQPEVTVAVREADRFVLKLRW, encoded by the coding sequence GGCTACATCAAGCACTCGGTGCTGGAGGGGCTGTTCAAGCACATGGTGCCCGTGGAGCCCGGCACCCCCTTCGCCGCGGCGCTGCGCGAGGCCGGCTACGACGTCACCCGCCCCGAGCCCGTCTACTCCTCCGCCGTGCTGCAGAACGTGCTGAGGGTGGCCGGGCGCGAGCTGTTCCCCGAGCGCGCGCCCGCCGATGCCCAGTGGGAGGTGGGCCGGCTCTTCGTCTCCGGCTTCTTCAAGACGCTCGCCGGGCGCACCGTGGGCGTGCTGCTGCCGGTGTTCGGCGCGGAGGGCCTCATCAAGCAGCTGCCGCGCTTCTTCCTCACCGGCAACAGCAGCTCGGTCATCACGGTGAGCCCGCAGGGCGAGCGCACCTGGCACTTCGAGCTGCGCGACCCCTACCCGTCCGTGGAGTTCGCCGCCGGCATCATCGAGTCGGTGATGCTGCGCAGCGGGCTCCAGCCCGAGGTGACGGTGGCCGTGCGCGAGGCCGACCGCTTCGTGCTGAAGCTGCGCTGGTAG